Part of the Novosphingobium sp. ZN18A2 genome, CAATTCGCCCGGCGCGTTTCGGTTGCGGAATTTCGGCAGGGTAAAGCCGATCTGCCGCAGCACGGGATTGTTGCGGTTTTCGTCCTCGCCGCCCGGTTCCCAGTGGCCGTAATAGGCGAAATAGAGGATGCCACGGATGCGGGCCATGTCCTGGAAGGCGTCGAACCCGGTGTCGCGCATCCGGTGCTCTATCCGTTCGCGCCGCGCCTCGATGGAAAGCTCGTTGAAGAAGGGCGCCATCGCCAGCTGGCACAAGCGCAGCGACCAGCTGATCTCGCGCGCCTTGGTGCCGCCGATCATCGCGAAGATGTGCTGGACGTTCTCCACCACCTGTTCGTGGGTGATGGCCATTTCGCGATAGCCGTCGAACAAGGCTTCGGCCATCTTGCGCATGAAGCGCATCTGTATGTGATCGAACGGCAGGCGCTCGCCCATCGTGGTTCTCCCCCGTTGAGTCCTTGTGGCGCGACCTGTCGTTATGGCCCGCTTGATGGACGGCCCATGCGCTTGAACGCAAGCCGAATTTCACACGCGGGGGATCGGGCGCCGGATTGGGTGCCGGATCAGGCGATGGTATCCTGGTAACGGCGGACCGCGATGAACGTCAGCACCGCCAGCATCAGCGCCAGAACGCCGATCTGCGGCAGCGCAAGCGTCAGGTTCCAGCCTTTCAGCATGATCCCGCGCACCAGCACGATATAATGCGTGGGCGGCAATATCTCCGCCAGGTACTGGACGATGACGGGCATCCCGCGGAACGGGAAGGCAAAGCCCGAAAGCAGGACCGACGGCATGACGTAGAAGATCGATATCTGCATCGCCTGCACCTGGCTTTTCGCCACGGTAGAGATCGTGAAGCCCAGCGCCAGGCTGACCACGATATAAAGCAGCGTCACCGCGAACAGCAGCGCCAGCGATCCTTCGAACGGCACCTGGAACACCGTGGCGGCGAAGATCAGCACCACTATCGTCTGCACAAGGCCCATCACGATGTAGGGGATGATCTTGCCGATCATCACCTCGATCGGGCGCAGCGGCGTTGCCAGCAGGTTTTCCATCGTGCCCTGCTCCACCTCGCGCGTTACCGACATGGCCGTCAGCACGACCATCGTCATCGACAGGATGATCGCCAGAAGGCCGGGCACGGTGTTGTGGCTGGTGATCCCTTCGGGGTTATAGCTCTTGTGCAGCACCACATCGACCGGGGCCTGCGCGGGCATCAGGCGGGCAAGCGGGCCGGCAAGGTCATGTCCCAGCGCGTGCGTTACCGCCTCTCCCACGGCGGCGACCGCGGGGCCGGTGGCGGCCGGATCGGTCGCGTCGGCGGTAAGCAGCAGTTGCGGCCGGTCCCCGCGCACAAGATCGCGCGCGAAGTGGGG contains:
- a CDS encoding ABC transporter permease encodes the protein MWQRIGAMVFKEVRQMARDPGTLAMMFFFPIMQLVIFGFAINNDPRHLPLAVEVSDHSQYSRSIVAALRNTTYFEVTQVPGGYGDGDRLIAEGKAQFLLTIPPHFARDLVRGDRPQLLLTADATDPAATGPAVAAVGEAVTHALGHDLAGPLARLMPAQAPVDVVLHKSYNPEGITSHNTVPGLLAIILSMTMVVLTAMSVTREVEQGTMENLLATPLRPIEVMIGKIIPYIVMGLVQTIVVLIFAATVFQVPFEGSLALLFAVTLLYIVVSLALGFTISTVAKSQVQAMQISIFYVMPSVLLSGFAFPFRGMPVIVQYLAEILPPTHYIVLVRGIMLKGWNLTLALPQIGVLALMLAVLTFIAVRRYQDTIA